The segment TGCTCAGCTTCATGTTCACGCCCACCACGTCTTTTTCAAGCTTGGCGATTTCCTTGTCCAGACGGGCCAGTTCTCCGTTGAGATCAACCGCGCCCTTGAGGGGCACAATAACCTGGCAGCCTTCCACCACCGCCGAGGCAGATGCCTTGGGGGCGTGCACATCGGTGCCGATGGTGAGGTTTTCAAGCCGCGCAAGGGTCGTCATGCACTGGCTGCTGGCCTCGAGCAGCTCGGCCTGGGCCGCATCCATGGGGTGCAGCATGAGGCTGACCTTGTGGCTGGGGCTGATGCCAAGCTCGGCCTTGATGGTACGCACAGCCACAATGATACCCTGAATCAGCTCCATGCGGCCGGCTTCCACCGGGCGATGGCAGGCGGGACGCGCTTCGGGGTACAGCTCGCGGGCGATGTCCGTGGCCTTGGCCCCGGCCGCCACGGGCAGTGCGGCCCAGATTTCGGCGGTCACAAAGGGAATGATGGGGTGCAGGAGCACCAGCAGCTCACGCAGGGCCAGCCACAGCACGTACTGGGCTTCGGCCTTGCGCTTGGGATCTTCAGACTGCATGTCGGGCTTGATGAGCTCAAGATACCAGTCGCAGAATTCGTTCCACAGGAATTTGTAACCCAGCTGGGCCGCATCGTTGAAGCGGTAGTCGGCCAGCGATTTTTCCATGTCCTGCTTGACCACTTCGAGGCGGTGCAGCAGCCACTGGTGGTGCAGGCCGGGCACGGATTCAGGCGCCACAGGAGTCGGGGCTTCTTCCGGCAGGTTCATGAGAGCGAAGCGGGCCGCGTTCCAGAGCTTGTTGACAAAGTGACGGTAGCCCTCGATGCGCTCTTCTGAAAGGCGGATATCGCGCCCCATGGCGGCAAAAGCCGTAAGGGTAAAGCGCAGCGAATCGCAGCCGTACTTGTCGATCATTTCCAGCGGGTCAATGACATTGCCCGTGGACTTGGACATCTTGCGGCCAGAAGCGTCACGCACCAGGGCGTGCAGGTACACGTCCCTGAACGGAACCTCACCCATGAAGTGGATGCCCATCATCATCATGCGGGCCACCCAGAAGAACAGGATGTCAAAACCCGTCACCAGCACCGAAGTGGGGTACCAGCGCCGCAGGTCCTTGGTATCTTCGGGCCAGCCCATGGTCGAGAAAGGCCACAAGGCGGACGAAAACCAGGTGTCCAGCACGTCTTCTTCCTGCTTGAGCACGCCGCCGCACTTGGGGCACACGGCGGGGGCTTCTTCGGCCACCACCATTTCGCCGCAGGTTTCGCAGTTCCAGGCGGGGATACGGTGGCCCCACCAGATCTGACGGCTGATGCACCAGTCGCGGATGTTGTCGAGCCAGTGATAGTAGGTCTTGAGCCAGGTCTCGGGAAAAATCTTGGTCATACCGGGCACGGCATCGCGCGCGGCAGGGGCCATCTTGGTGGCGGCCACAAACCACTGGGTGGAGACGTGCGGTTCCACAACCGTATGGCAGCGGTAGCAGTGGCCCACGGCGTGGTCGAGCTCTTCAATGCCTTCAAGCTGCCCCGCGGCTTCAATGTCGGCCACGATGCGATTGCGGCATTCTTCCTTGGCAAGGCCCTGATACACTCCGGCCTCGGTGGTCATGATGCCGTTTTCGTCAATGGCCTTAAGGAAGACGAGGTCGTGCTTCTTGCCCAGCATCCAGTCGTTATGGTCGTGGCAGGGTGTAACCTTGAGCGCGCCCGTGCCGAATTCGCGGTCAACGTAGGCATCGGCGATAATGGGAATCTCGCGCCCAAGCACGGGAACCACGGCCTTTTTGCCTATAAGGCCCGCGTAACGTT is part of the Desulfovibrio sp. genome and harbors:
- a CDS encoding valine--tRNA ligase, translated to MADTLPKGYEPHDVEARWRKHWEDDKTFTPDPDAPGEPYSIVIPPPNVTGALHIGHALNHTLIDVLCRHARQKGKNVLWVPGTDHAGIATQNVVERALAKEGKSRKDLGREAFIDRVWEWRDEYGHRILDQARALGDSVDWTRLRFTMDEGLSTAVRKVFVRLYNDGLIYKGDYIINWCSRCHTALADDEVEHEQSRGKLWKVRYLLADGSGHITIATTRPETIPGDTAICVHPEDERYAGLIGKKAVVPVLGREIPIIADAYVDREFGTGALKVTPCHDHNDWMLGKKHDLVFLKAIDENGIMTTEAGVYQGLAKEECRNRIVADIEAAGQLEGIEELDHAVGHCYRCHTVVEPHVSTQWFVAATKMAPAARDAVPGMTKIFPETWLKTYYHWLDNIRDWCISRQIWWGHRIPAWNCETCGEMVVAEEAPAVCPKCGGVLKQEEDVLDTWFSSALWPFSTMGWPEDTKDLRRWYPTSVLVTGFDILFFWVARMMMMGIHFMGEVPFRDVYLHALVRDASGRKMSKSTGNVIDPLEMIDKYGCDSLRFTLTAFAAMGRDIRLSEERIEGYRHFVNKLWNAARFALMNLPEEAPTPVAPESVPGLHHQWLLHRLEVVKQDMEKSLADYRFNDAAQLGYKFLWNEFCDWYLELIKPDMQSEDPKRKAEAQYVLWLALRELLVLLHPIIPFVTAEIWAALPVAAGAKATDIARELYPEARPACHRPVEAGRMELIQGIIVAVRTIKAELGISPSHKVSLMLHPMDAAQAELLEASSQCMTTLARLENLTIGTDVHAPKASASAVVEGCQVIVPLKGAVDLNGELARLDKEIAKLEKDVVGVNMKLSNESFVSRAPADVVARERERAEKLLDAKEKMQALRARFAEALTEE